Proteins from a genomic interval of Chanos chanos chromosome 3, fChaCha1.1, whole genome shotgun sequence:
- the cptp gene encoding ceramide-1-phosphate transfer protein: MADTSEEQKFSLREVLDSFRACLSENKEIFIEDYIAGWRGLVRFLNSLGSVFSFITKDAVAKIQIMGNHLKSENREHYVTFQSMVKYELENEQVEFHKRGNLYESGCRTILRLHRGLQWLQLFLDRLRTSTEDSKTSVMCSEAYNESLAKYHPWIIRKAAGVAFCALPGRPTFFEVMNVGTPEQVVAMLGEAVPLIAEVYNITEELYAQHNMLDLP, encoded by the exons ATGGCAGATACTTCAGAGGAGCAAAAATTCAGTTTGCGAGAAGTTTTGGACTCCTTTAGAGCATGTCTGTCCGAAAATAAAGAGATCTTCATCGAGGACTATATTGCAGGCTGGCGAGGTCTCGTGAg GTTCCTGAACAGCTTGGGAAGTGTCTTCTCATTTATCACCAAAGACGCTGTGGCGAAGATTCAGATCATGGGCAACCACCTTAAAAGTGAGAACAGGGAACACTATGTCACATTCCAGTCTATGGTGAAGTACGAGTTGGAGAATGAACAGGTGGAGTTTCACAAAAGGGGTAACCTTTATGAGTCAGGCTGCCGCACTATCCTTAGGCTTCACCGCGGCTTGCAGTGGCTCCAGCTCTTCCTGGATCGTCTGCGGACCAGTACAGAAGACAGCAAGACCTCTGTCATGTGCTCTGAGGCCTACAACGAATCGTTGGCCAAGTATCATCCATGGATCATCCGTAAGGCAGCAGGCGTGGCTTTCTGTGCCCTTCCTGGACGGCCTACATTTTTTGAGGTGATGAATGTGGGAACACCTGAACAAGTGGTTGCCATGTTGGGGGAAGCGGTGCCCCTAATTGCTGAGGTCTACAACATCACAGAGGAGCTGTATGCTCAACACAACATGCTAGACTTGCCCTAG
- the ubxn10 gene encoding UBX domain-containing protein 10, producing MHGTRPKSSKGRSRPKLYYTQSVDDSVCRHPSAVSQTPSEYTHDRFHRSNSHLKQTSTTHPGTAPEIFRNSHTRSANCLSKYKVLPPIEPAKDSSSKVLMTKESLTIDEDVMSLLLAIRAPCGRRFNGHFYPSDTLQAIITAAEAKYGTSYERCLIETMDVPRRTFRNLTMTFAQCGILNKSVLCITEDTALDST from the coding sequence ATGCACGGAACTCGGCCTAAATCGTCTAAAGGGCGCAGCAGACCCAAGCTGTATTACACCCAAAGTGTAGATGATTCAGTCTGCCGCCATCCTTCAGCTGTCAGCCAGACGCCGTCAGAGTACACACACGACCGTTTCCATCGCTCCAACTCACACCTCAAGCAAACCAGTACGACACATCCCGGAACAGCGCCTGAAATATTCAGGAATTCCCACACGCGGTCAGCCAACTGTCTCAGCAAATACAAAGTGCTTCCCCCGATCGAGCCTGCAAAAGATAGCTCCAGTAAAGTGCTGATGACGAAAGAGAGTCTAACGATCGATGAGGACGTGATGTCCTTGCTGCTCGCTATTAGGGCTCCTTGTGGAAGGAGGTTCAACGGTCATTTCTACCCATCAGACACACTCCAGGCAATCATAACAGCCGCTGAGGCTAAATATGGGACCAGTTATGAGCGTTGCCTGATTGAAACTATGGATGTCCCCCGTAGAACTTTCCGAAATCTAACCATGACTTTCGCCCAGTGTGGTATCTTAAACAAGTCAGTGTTATGCATCACTGAAGACACTGCACTGGACTCAACGTGA
- the ddx19a gene encoding ATP-dependent RNA helicase DDX19A isoform X2 — protein MATDSWALAVDAQEAAAESIGSLQIKDRGDYFKSASNGTVKPGDDGDKSEDEKEDRAAQSLLNKLIRNNLVNTTNQVEVLQRDPNSPLYSVKSFEELRLRQNLIAQSQSGTGKTAAFVLAMLSHVDPANKWTQCLCVSPTYELALQTGKVIEQMGKFYPEVTLAYAIRGNKLERGMKVQEQIVIGTPGTVLDWCLKFKFIDPRKIKVFVLDEADVMIATQGHQDQSIRIQRMLPKDCQMLLFSATFEDSVWKFAERIVPDPNIIKLKREEETLDTIKQYYVLCDSKEEKFTALCNIYGGITIAQAMIFCHTRKTAGWLAGQLSKEGHQVALLSGEMVVEQRAAVIERFREGKEKVLVTTNVCARGIDVEQVSVVINFDLPVDKDGNPDNETYLHRIGRTGRFGKRGLAINMVDSKHSMNILNRIEEHFNKKIERLDTDDLDEIEKIAN, from the exons ATGGCTACCGACTCTTGGGCCTTAGCTGTAGATGCACAAGAAGCTGCCGCAGAATCG ATAGGATCATTGCAAATTAAAGACAGAGGAGATTACTTCAAATCAGCATCAAATG GGACAGTAAAACCTGGGGATGATGGTGACAAGTCAGAGGATGAGAAAG AGGACAGAGCTGCACAGTCACTCTTGAACAAACTGATAAGAAACAATCTTGTCAACACAACCAATCAAGTGGAGGTTCTACAAAGAGACCCCAATTCACCGCTTTACTCTGTCAAGTCATTTGAAGAGTTGCGATT GCGTCAGAACTTGATCGCCCAGTCTCAATCAGGCACAGGTAAAACAGCTGCCTTTGTACTGGCCATGCTTAGTCACGTGGACCCAGCTAATAAATGGACACAG TGCCTGTGCGTTTCTCCCACATATGAACTGGCTCTGCAGACTGGCAAAGTCATTGAACAAATGGGAAAGTTTTACCCTGAAGTCACATTGGCATATGCCATTCGAGGCAACAAAC TGGAGCGTGGCATGAAGGTTCAGGAGCAGATTGTGATTGGCACACCTGGCACAGTCCTGGACTGGTGCCTCAAATTCAAGTTCATCGACCCCAGGAAGatcaaagtgtttgttttggatgaGGCTGATGTCATGATTGCCACGCAGGGCCATCAGGACCAGAGCATCCGCATCCAGAG GATGCTACCTAAAGATTGTCAGATGCTACTTTTCTCTGCCACGTTTGAAGACTCAGTGTGGAAGTTTGCAGAGCGTATCGTTCCAGATCCAAATATCATTAAGCTGAAGCGAGAAGAAGAGACTTTGGACACCATCAAGCAGTACTATGTCCTTTGCGACAGTAAAGAGGAGAAGTTCACAGCACTTTGCAACATCTACGGGGGGATCACCATTGCTCAGGCTATGATCTTCTGTCAT ACTCGGAAGACAGCAGGCTGGCTTGCAGGACAGCTGTCCAAAGAAGGCCACCAGGTGGCTCTACTGAGTGGAGAAATGGTGGTtgaacagagagcagcagtgatTGAGCGCTTCAGAGAGGGCAAAGAGAAAGTTTTGGTCACCACCAATGTTTGTGCTAGAG GAATTGATGTGGAGCAGGTGTCTGTGGTAATCAATTTTGACCTCCCTGTGGACAAAGATGGGAACCCAGACAATGAGACATACCTACACAGGATTGGTAGGACTGGACGCTTTGGGAAGAGAGGACTGGCCATCAATATGGTTGACAGTAAACATAGCATGAACATTCTCAACAGAATTGAGGAACATTTCA ATAAGAAAATTGAGAGGCTGGACACAGATGATCTTGATGAAATTGAAAAAATCGCAAACTGA
- the ddx19a gene encoding ATP-dependent RNA helicase DDX19A isoform X1: protein MATDSWALAVDAQEAAAESIGSLQIKDRGDYFKSASNGTVKPGDDGDKSEDEKEDRAAQSLLNKLIRNNLVNTTNQVEVLQRDPNSPLYSVKSFEELRLKPQLLQGVYAMGFNRPSRIQENALPMMLAEPRQNLIAQSQSGTGKTAAFVLAMLSHVDPANKWTQCLCVSPTYELALQTGKVIEQMGKFYPEVTLAYAIRGNKLERGMKVQEQIVIGTPGTVLDWCLKFKFIDPRKIKVFVLDEADVMIATQGHQDQSIRIQRMLPKDCQMLLFSATFEDSVWKFAERIVPDPNIIKLKREEETLDTIKQYYVLCDSKEEKFTALCNIYGGITIAQAMIFCHTRKTAGWLAGQLSKEGHQVALLSGEMVVEQRAAVIERFREGKEKVLVTTNVCARGIDVEQVSVVINFDLPVDKDGNPDNETYLHRIGRTGRFGKRGLAINMVDSKHSMNILNRIEEHFNKKIERLDTDDLDEIEKIAN, encoded by the exons ATGGCTACCGACTCTTGGGCCTTAGCTGTAGATGCACAAGAAGCTGCCGCAGAATCG ATAGGATCATTGCAAATTAAAGACAGAGGAGATTACTTCAAATCAGCATCAAATG GGACAGTAAAACCTGGGGATGATGGTGACAAGTCAGAGGATGAGAAAG AGGACAGAGCTGCACAGTCACTCTTGAACAAACTGATAAGAAACAATCTTGTCAACACAACCAATCAAGTGGAGGTTCTACAAAGAGACCCCAATTCACCGCTTTACTCTGTCAAGTCATTTGAAGAGTTGCGATT AAAGCCTCAGCTGCTCCAGGGGGTCTATGCCATGGGCTTCAATAGACCCTCCAGAATCCAGGAGAATGCTTTGCCCATGATGCTAGCAGAACC GCGTCAGAACTTGATCGCCCAGTCTCAATCAGGCACAGGTAAAACAGCTGCCTTTGTACTGGCCATGCTTAGTCACGTGGACCCAGCTAATAAATGGACACAG TGCCTGTGCGTTTCTCCCACATATGAACTGGCTCTGCAGACTGGCAAAGTCATTGAACAAATGGGAAAGTTTTACCCTGAAGTCACATTGGCATATGCCATTCGAGGCAACAAAC TGGAGCGTGGCATGAAGGTTCAGGAGCAGATTGTGATTGGCACACCTGGCACAGTCCTGGACTGGTGCCTCAAATTCAAGTTCATCGACCCCAGGAAGatcaaagtgtttgttttggatgaGGCTGATGTCATGATTGCCACGCAGGGCCATCAGGACCAGAGCATCCGCATCCAGAG GATGCTACCTAAAGATTGTCAGATGCTACTTTTCTCTGCCACGTTTGAAGACTCAGTGTGGAAGTTTGCAGAGCGTATCGTTCCAGATCCAAATATCATTAAGCTGAAGCGAGAAGAAGAGACTTTGGACACCATCAAGCAGTACTATGTCCTTTGCGACAGTAAAGAGGAGAAGTTCACAGCACTTTGCAACATCTACGGGGGGATCACCATTGCTCAGGCTATGATCTTCTGTCAT ACTCGGAAGACAGCAGGCTGGCTTGCAGGACAGCTGTCCAAAGAAGGCCACCAGGTGGCTCTACTGAGTGGAGAAATGGTGGTtgaacagagagcagcagtgatTGAGCGCTTCAGAGAGGGCAAAGAGAAAGTTTTGGTCACCACCAATGTTTGTGCTAGAG GAATTGATGTGGAGCAGGTGTCTGTGGTAATCAATTTTGACCTCCCTGTGGACAAAGATGGGAACCCAGACAATGAGACATACCTACACAGGATTGGTAGGACTGGACGCTTTGGGAAGAGAGGACTGGCCATCAATATGGTTGACAGTAAACATAGCATGAACATTCTCAACAGAATTGAGGAACATTTCA ATAAGAAAATTGAGAGGCTGGACACAGATGATCTTGATGAAATTGAAAAAATCGCAAACTGA